Proteins co-encoded in one Stutzerimonas stutzeri genomic window:
- a CDS encoding TetR/AcrR family transcriptional regulator, which translates to MNTTPPSSYSPSGRKPRASSQARIAQILSAARGLLAEQGMAGLSIYSVAERAGIPPSSVYHFFASVPALLEALTADVHAAFRLSLEQPVDHQALRGWHDLSRLIERRMLAIYERDAAARQLILAQHGLAEVMQADRQHDLELGELMRALFARHFQLPPLPDDVEVFALALELGDRVYARSVHQHGRITERMAEEGMRVLDAYLSLYLPPCLPKRVQPLA; encoded by the coding sequence ATGAACACTACGCCCCCCAGCTCCTACTCGCCCAGCGGCCGCAAGCCTCGCGCCAGCAGCCAGGCGCGAATCGCGCAAATCCTGTCCGCCGCCCGCGGCCTGCTGGCCGAGCAGGGCATGGCTGGGCTGTCGATCTACAGCGTCGCCGAACGCGCCGGCATTCCGCCGTCTTCGGTCTATCACTTCTTCGCCAGCGTGCCAGCGCTGCTCGAGGCACTGACCGCCGATGTGCATGCGGCCTTTCGGCTCAGCCTCGAACAACCCGTCGATCATCAGGCGCTGCGGGGTTGGCACGATCTGTCGCGGCTGATCGAACGGCGCATGCTGGCGATCTACGAGCGCGATGCCGCGGCGCGCCAGTTGATCCTCGCCCAGCACGGGCTGGCTGAGGTCATGCAGGCGGACCGGCAGCACGACCTCGAACTCGGCGAACTGATGCGCGCCCTCTTCGCCCGGCACTTCCAGCTGCCGCCACTGCCGGACGACGTCGAGGTATTCGCGCTCGCGCTGGAGCTGGGCGATCGGGTTTATGCACGCTCGGTGCATCAGCACGGCCGGATCACCGAGCGCATGGCCGAAGAAGGCATGCGCGTGCTCGACGCCTATCTGAGTCTCTACCTGCCGCCGTGC
- a CDS encoding VOC family protein, with product MQVKRIVANLSVADPAAADAFYRDILGLELAMDHGWIRTYTSPSQMTPQVSFASQGGSDTPVPDLSVEVDDLDEALRRVQHAGIPLAYGPAIEPWGVRRFFVRDPLGRLINILQHQ from the coding sequence ATGCAGGTCAAACGTATCGTGGCCAACCTGAGCGTCGCCGATCCGGCGGCCGCTGACGCGTTCTACCGGGACATCCTCGGTCTCGAACTGGCCATGGATCATGGCTGGATCCGCACCTACACGAGCCCGTCGCAGATGACGCCACAGGTCAGCTTCGCGAGTCAGGGCGGCTCCGATACCCCGGTTCCGGACCTGTCCGTCGAGGTGGACGACCTGGACGAGGCCCTGCGACGGGTGCAGCACGCGGGCATACCGCTGGCGTACGGCCCTGCCATCGAGCCGTGGGGCGTGCGGCGCTTCTTCGTCAGGGACCCGCTGGGCAGGCTGATCAACATCCTTCAGCACCAGTAG